The proteins below are encoded in one region of Thermoflexus hugenholtzii JAD2:
- a CDS encoding nucleotidyltransferase domain-containing protein, producing the protein MPVKSLSSSVRTWPDAREVEAAVRAWSRRIAAAHPEVLRVGYFGSYARGDWGVGSDLDVVIIVARSDQPFISRAAQWPIEELPVPADILVYTQEEWERIDPDSRFGRILREEVRWVWEREKALPEGSSPGTQGSDPQA; encoded by the coding sequence ATGCCCGTGAAATCCTTGAGTTCGTCCGTGCGCACCTGGCCGGACGCCCGGGAGGTTGAGGCAGCGGTGCGGGCCTGGAGCCGTCGGATCGCCGCCGCCCACCCCGAGGTCCTCCGGGTGGGCTACTTCGGCTCCTACGCCCGGGGCGACTGGGGGGTGGGCAGCGATCTGGACGTGGTGATCATCGTGGCGCGCTCCGACCAGCCCTTCATATCCCGGGCCGCCCAGTGGCCGATCGAGGAGCTCCCTGTGCCCGCCGATATCCTGGTTTATACGCAGGAGGAATGGGAGCGCATCGATCCGGACAGCCGCTTCGGCCGCATCCTGCGGGAGGAAGTTCGGTGGGTGTGGGAACGGGAGAAAGCCCTCCCGGAAGGGTCCTCGCCAGGGACACAGGGATCAGATCCTCAAGCATAA
- a CDS encoding HEPN domain-containing protein, whose amino-acid sequence MPARHMDWFRQAERDLEQAEDSMRAGRHEWACFAAHQAAEKAVKALHLYWGQEAWGRVIARLLRELPSSLQVPPLLIERARVLDGYYIPPRYPNSHPEGAPFEHYGPLQSEEAIRYAREILEFVRAHLAGRPGG is encoded by the coding sequence ATGCCTGCCCGGCATATGGACTGGTTCCGACAGGCGGAGCGGGATCTGGAGCAGGCGGAGGATTCGATGCGGGCCGGCCGTCACGAGTGGGCGTGCTTCGCGGCCCATCAGGCGGCGGAGAAAGCGGTGAAGGCCCTTCACCTCTACTGGGGACAGGAGGCATGGGGACGCGTCATCGCCCGGCTGCTCCGCGAGCTCCCCTCCTCCCTCCAGGTCCCGCCCCTGTTAATCGAAAGGGCCCGCGTGCTGGACGGTTACTACATCCCTCCCCGCTATCCGAACAGCCATCCCGAGGGCGCGCCCTTTGAACATTACGGGCCCCTTCAGAGCGAGGAGGCCATCCGCTATGCCCGTGAAATCCTTGAGTTCGTCCGTGCGCACCTGGCCGGACGCCCGGGAGGTTGA
- a CDS encoding TolB family protein: protein MLLLIGLAAACAPPSGFQLPDDPMARVLGRRVGRIVIVGGDGNLYLTDQSGLRRQALTEDAGPTAEGRRAYRLPAWSPDGQRLAVFEVLSAETTTTRVIGLELPAGHPPVRQVWGEWRGEEPALLRWLDSRSLLALSRTGTGARAGYALRVLEAEGSPVVLARGTPLFFSWNPVRRTMALHREGRYLELRALDREEIERRSDRTAAFNAPAWSPDGRWLVWAEREGDISVLRLEGVDPPTSRTVLTFTGGVAFAWSPTGRYLALITDPTTTLPRIGPLDLYDAESGQQIRLDDQSNLALFWSHDGRRLLAFRLLEADPASGQVLLQARVYEPPGKGARELGAFIPTRSFLEVLAFFDVFQSSASLWSPDDRFVLIAALEPGGEAGIYALHASGWLEPRRLGDGVLAFWSPR from the coding sequence ATGCTCCTCCTGATCGGCCTCGCGGCGGCCTGCGCGCCCCCCTCCGGTTTCCAGCTGCCTGATGATCCCATGGCGCGCGTCCTGGGGCGGCGGGTGGGTCGCATCGTCATCGTGGGGGGAGATGGGAACCTGTATCTAACGGATCAGAGCGGCCTGCGCCGCCAGGCCCTGACGGAGGACGCGGGACCGACGGCCGAGGGCCGCCGGGCTTACCGGCTCCCCGCTTGGTCTCCAGACGGACAGCGCCTGGCGGTTTTCGAGGTCCTGAGCGCGGAGACGACGACCACGCGGGTGATCGGACTGGAGCTCCCAGCCGGACATCCGCCCGTTCGCCAGGTGTGGGGGGAGTGGAGGGGGGAGGAGCCAGCGCTCCTGCGTTGGCTGGACTCCCGATCGCTGCTCGCCTTGAGCCGAACCGGGACCGGCGCGCGCGCCGGCTACGCCCTGCGGGTCCTGGAGGCGGAGGGCAGCCCGGTCGTCCTGGCCCGGGGGACGCCGCTGTTCTTCAGCTGGAACCCCGTGCGGCGGACGATGGCGCTGCATCGGGAGGGGCGTTATCTGGAGCTTCGAGCCCTCGACCGCGAGGAGATCGAGCGGCGCTCCGACCGCACAGCGGCGTTCAACGCGCCGGCCTGGTCCCCGGACGGTCGCTGGCTGGTCTGGGCGGAGCGGGAAGGGGATATCAGCGTCCTTCGGCTGGAGGGGGTCGATCCGCCGACCTCCCGCACGGTCCTCACCTTCACCGGCGGGGTGGCCTTCGCCTGGTCCCCGACAGGCCGCTATCTTGCCCTCATCACGGATCCGACCACGACTCTCCCGCGCATCGGACCGTTGGATCTCTACGATGCGGAATCGGGTCAGCAGATCCGGCTGGACGATCAGTCCAACCTGGCGCTCTTCTGGTCCCATGACGGCCGGCGGTTGCTGGCGTTCCGCCTCCTGGAAGCCGACCCGGCTTCGGGGCAGGTCCTGTTGCAGGCCCGCGTCTATGAGCCTCCGGGGAAGGGGGCGCGGGAGCTGGGGGCGTTCATCCCCACCCGTTCCTTCCTGGAGGTCCTCGCTTTCTTCGACGTCTTCCAGTCCTCCGCTTCCCTCTGGTCGCCGGACGATCGGTTCGTTCTGATCGCGGCGCTGGAGCCGGGCGGGGAGGCGGGGATCTACGCGCTCCATGCCTCGGGCTGGCTGGAGCCCCGCCGGCTGGGGGATGGAGTGCTGGCCTTCTGGTCCCCTCGCTGA